In Plodia interpunctella isolate USDA-ARS_2022_Savannah chromosome 22, ilPloInte3.2, whole genome shotgun sequence, the following proteins share a genomic window:
- the LOC128679928 gene encoding focal adhesion kinase 1-like isoform X7: MYLSVNKSVNNFNPIDLAISLGAGSCCHEPEGGGRCADGPLARAMQPAPAGSPKRHPSAVTQGTAAGDQSTLKVHFPNGGFNVVRASADDDVRSVLRLLAARLAAGDRVYANCYALRARRLTTGKIRWIHQDTPVSELLSKWPASEWRLELRVRYLPANLRELCEADRVTFHYYYDQLRHDYLNANHPMVDQDLAIQICCLEIKYFCKDNQISLDKKFNIEYLEKEFGLHKFLPKSVLEAIKPKVLKKAIQQQFKKVATLGEAEGMLRFVQTLHAHLGYDRESFTGALGSEWAIPVELAIGPDIDISYVSHKAGEPATYSKIASFCDIVAVQTLKSNCSQQSQTQSGSCGKAALQLRVKGATETLTITCSSVEAAESLADLVDGYCRLVTDSQTSLWNRTTTVWKSLHCQCKTAEMSSSSSEGKTSSWEANTATLLSEDYAEIVDDDADYSTPAVRDYELVRNQIELTGIIGEGQFGDVHKGTCRVTSANHPSLRRQLAQQKQQGKCSGGEYILPVAVKTCKMDADLDTAEKFLEEAYIMQQFSHPHIIGLVGVCSSPPIWIVMELATLGEMRAYLQQNARRLETCTLVLYIYQLSTALSYLESKKFVHRDIAARNVLVSTPTCVKLADFGLSKMVDDKSYYKASRGKLPIKWMAPESINFRRFTSASDVWMFGVCMWEILMLGVKPFIGVKNNDVIGKLENGERLALPPKCPPRLYSVMSRCWSYEPSQRPTAHSLKETLFEILQEERSSAWDTMRRENRRVAAASWGDDPPPKPTRPPTNLSAAVDANPAQSVGAAPQTYIVAQNPLVLAHLLRENQSRAIDPQAYTTPASVFNTVAVDFAETLPENEQIVDKIINDESVDIPLQTVPIPVASLHKLDPVVPEQTDDTLTVVVGASCDNLCQNQTVSPRADVTSPPQDAESTEPYANRVRSLERNTRSALSTAERAPIRMGSLERNARGSLSHRGSPVPIAPFTRQHSVPASPPPRSRREQDVGQFSVQGAINAQLAASVVNKMRHQPEPPLVEEIYDFGGDNVKSCAAIAAQKAMSKPYRPSVSGMSVSHPNTYGVPVGVVQGVPYSQSQKSKQPFIRSSSPVYPQMPQNYMPQSGPSFVPQQIYSSQVVGAQPMLFKPQATPQSAQSTAVFRPQYTAADSLYASRQECSAQVQSPEFDTEQAVERRLLAELARQQHQSEEDRIWLQKQEDNLKRLSNMQLSTESEQSEPKPETVETRASSQPPSGTNSTETSPANTVNPKDRPSSDDKTRGAGTEPVYALTTGVVRGVMQLAQAARAPPAAVLAAVRAVGQALRALCAAVDLVVVPFPPQAQREVEMAHQVLSKDMAALVEAMRLAIQYANTTLHDEYTKRMLAAAHVLAMDAKNLLDVVDCIRERHPHIDWRAALRPDAAPAPAPIPQNQTLTSHNQAYAPQNQTYTPQNPVLSNQSSIQEEETPSPKPDFKINQPVTTGINVTEHLPKEHSSLPATSNRVSALIHNYNLYGNVREPQHIYGNTEVGGSFQNSSSSISDDGKVDVAPMESVKSRVQAISGKIDSPPIYSVSKKMIPLDPNNDQG, encoded by the exons CCATGAACCTGAGGGCGGCGGGCGTTGCGCGGACGGGCCGCTAGCGCGCGCGATGCAGCCAGCGCCGGCCGGCTCGCCCAAGCGGCATCCTAGTGCGGTGACACAGG GCACAGCAGCCGGCGACCAGTCCACCCTCAAAGTCCATTTTCCCAACGGAGGGTTCAACGTAGTCCGGGCGTCAGCTGATGACGATGTCAGATCAGTGCTGCGGCTGCTGGCTGCGAGACTGGCCGCTGGAGACAGGGTGTACGCCAATTGCTATGCGCTGCGGGCACGGAGGCTAACCACTGGCAAg ATCCGATGGATCCACCAGGACACGCCAGTGTCGGAGCTGCTCAGCAAATGGCCGGCGAGCGAGTGGAGGCTGGAGCTCAGGGTGCGGTACCTGCCCGCCAACCTGCGGGAACTGTGCGAAGCGGACCGCGTCACTTTCCACTACTATTACGACCAG TTGCGACACGACTACCTCAATGCCAATCATCCTATGGTAGACCAGGATTTGGCTATACAAATATGCTGTTTAGAAATAAA GTACTTTTGTAAGGATAACCAGATATCCCTGGACAAGAAGTTCAACATCGAATACCTGGAGAAAGAGTTCGGCCTACACAAGTTCCTGCCCAAATCTGTGCTCGAAGCGATCAAACCCAAAGTGCTGAAGAAGGCAATACAGCAGCAatttaaaaag GTGGCGACGCTGGGCGAGGCGGAAGGCATGCTGCGCTTCGTGCAGACGCTGCACGCGCACCTCGGGTACGACCGCGAGAGCTTCACGGGCGCGCTCGGCTCCGAGTGGGCCATCCCCGTCGAGCTCGCCATCGGGCCCGACATCG ATATATCGTACGTTTCACACAAGGCAGGCGAGCCAGCGACATATTCAAAAATAGCATCGTTCTGCGACATAGTAGCCGTGCAAACCCTAAAGTCTAACTGTTCGCAACAATCACAAACACAG AGTGGATCTTGTGGCAAAGCAGCGCTTCAGTTGAGAGTGAAAGGAGCGACGGAAACGCTAACGATCACATGCAGCAGTGTCGAG GCTGCAGAAAGTTTAGCGGATCTAGTGGACGGCTACTGCAGACTGGTGACCGACTCACAGACCTCACTATGGAACAGAACCA CAACCGTTTGGAAATCACTCCACTGtcaatgcaaaa CGGCGGAAATGAGCAGCAGTTCGTCCGAAGGCAAGACCAGTTCGTGGGAGGCGAACACCGCCACCCTGCTGTCTGAAGACTACGCTGAGATTGTGGACGACGACGCTGACTACTCCACGCCAGCTG tacgTGACTATGAGTTGGTGAGGAATCAGATTGAACTGACTGGCATCATCGGTGAAGGACAGTTTGGTGATGTTCAcaaag GTACCTGCCGAGTGACGTCAGCGAACCATCCATCTTTACGAAGACAACTAGcgcaacaaaaacaacaagGCAAATGTTCCGGCGGAGAGTATATATTACCTGTGGCCGTCAAAACTTGCAAGATGGACGCCGATTTGGACACCGCCGAGAAGTTTCTCGAAGAGGCTT ATATAATGCAGCAGTTCTCTCACCCGCACATCATCGGGCTGGTGGGGGTCTGCAGCAGCCCCCCCATCTGGATCGTCATGGAACTGGCCACTCTTGGGGAAATGAGGGCTTATCTACAGCAGAACGCTAGGAG ATTGGAGACGTGCACACTGGTGCTGTACATCTACCAGCTGTCGACGGCGCTCAGCTATCTGGAGAGCAAGAAGTTCGTGCACAGGGATATAGCTGCCAGAAATGTTCTTGTCTCCACACCTACCTGTGTCAAG CTTGCAGATTTCGGCCTATCCAAGATGGTGGACGACAAATCGTACTACAAGGCGTCGCGCGGGAAACTGCCCATAAAGTGGATGGCCCCGGAGTCCATCAACTTCCGGCGGTTCACTTCCGCTTCTGATGTCTGGATGTTTG gTGTATGTATGTGGGAGATCCTTATGTTAGGGGTGAAGCCCTTTATAGGGGTGAAAAACAATGACGTCATCGGAAAACTAGAGAATGGCGAGCGACTGGCTCTACCCCCCAAATGCCCCCCGAGATTGTACTCAGTTATGTCCAGATGTTGGTCGTACGAACCTTCGCAACGGCCTACTGCGCATAGCCTGAAGGAAACACTATT CGAGATCCTGCAGGAGGAGCGCAGCTCGGCGTGGGACACCATGCGGCGCGAGAACAGACGCGTGGCCGCCGCCTCCTGGGGCGACGACCCGCCGCCCAAGCCCACGCGTCCGCCCACCAACCTCTCCG CAGCGGTGGACGCAAACCCAGCGCAATCCGTCGGCGCGGCGCCGCAAACCTACATCGTGGCGCAGAACCCGCTCGTCCTTGCTCACCTTCTACGGGAGAACCAGTCCCGCGCCATCGACCCGCAGGCGTACACCACCCCCGCATCGGTATTCAACACTGTCGCCGTCGACTTCGCCGAAACTCTACCGGAAAACGAGCAAATCGTCgacaaaattataaacgaTGAAAGTGTCGATATTCCCTTACAAACCGTCCCTATTCCAGTAGCGAGCCTTCATAAGTTAGACCCCGTGGTACCAGAACAGACGGACGACACTTTGACGGTAGTCGTAGGCGCGAGTTGCGATAATCTGTGCCAGAATCAGACTGTATCCCCCCGCGCTGACGTCACCTCACCCCCGCAAGATGCTGAATCCACAGAACCGTACGCGAACAGAGTTCGGTCGCTCGAAAGGAACACTAGAAGCGCGTTGTCCACGGCCGAGAGGGCCCCAATCAGAATGGGGTCTTTAGAACGAAATGCAAGGGGTAGTTTGTCCCATAGGGGATCCCCGGTCCCAATAGCACCTTTTACGAGACAACACTCGGTCCCCGCTTCGCCCCCGCCGAGGAGTAGGAGAGAACAAGATGTCGGCCAGTTCTCAGTCCAAGGCGCGATTAACGCGCAATTGGCCGCGAGCGTCGTCAACAAAATGAGGCATCAACCCGAACCGCCATTGGTCGAGGAAATATACGACTTCGGCGGAGACAACGTCAAAAGTTGCGCCGCGATCGCGGCCCAAAAAGCCATGTCTAAACCTTACCGTCCTTCCGTTTCTGGCATGTCAGTGTCTCATCCTAACACTTATGGAGTCCCAGTAGGAGTTGTTCAGGGCGTTCCGTACTCCCAAAGTCAAAAATCTAAACAGCCCTTCATAAGGTCCTCAAGTCCAGTCTACCCTCAAATGCCGCAGAATTACATGCCCCAGTCAGGGCCGTCGTTCGTTCCTCAGCAAATCTACAGCTCTCAGGTGGTGGGGGCGCAGCCGATGCTATTTAAGCCGCAGGCGACTCCTCAATCGGCTCAGTCGACGGCCGTCTTCCGGCCGCAATACACGGCCGCCGATAGTTTGTACGCGTCGAGACAGGAATGCTCAGCTCAAGTCCAG AGTCCAGAATTCGACACGGAGCAAGCGGTGGAAAGGCGTCTGTTGGCTGAATTAGCGAGACAACAACATCAGAGCGAAGAGGATAGAATATGGCTTCAAAAACAAGAAGATAATCTG aagcGGCTATCAAACATGCAGTTGTCAACGGAGAGCGAGCAGAGCGAACCCAAACCTGAGACCGTCGAGACGCGTGCCTCTAGTCAACCGCCATCAG GCACGAACTCTACAGAAACCAGTCCAGCTAACACAGTGAATCCGAAAGACAGGCCTTCCAGTGATGATAAG ACTCGGGGCGCTGGCACGGAGCCGGTGTACGCGCTGACGACGGGCGTGGTGCGCGGCGTGATGCAGCTCGCGCAGGCCGCGCGTGCGCCGCCCGCCGCCGTGCTCGCCGCCGTGCGCGCTGTCGGCCAGGCGCTGCGCGCTCTGTGCGCTGCTGTCGACCTCGTCGTGGTGCCCTTCCCGCCGCAGGCGCAGCG TGAGGTGGAAATGGCGCATCAAGTGCTCAGCAAGGACATGGCTGCGTTGGTCGAAGCGATGCGGCTCGCTATACAATACGCCAACACCACGCTACACGATGAATACACCAA ACGAATGCTCGCGGCCGCACACGTGCTCGCGATGGACGCCAAGAATCTCCTCGACGTCGTGGACTGCATCCGCGAGCGACACCCCCACATCGACTGGCGCGCGGCCCTCCGCCCCGACGCCGCCCCCGCACCCGCCCCCATCCCCCAAAACCAAACCCTCACCTCCCACAACCAAGCCTACGCTCCTCAAAACCAAACCTACACCCCCCAAAACCCAGTGCTTAGCAACCAATCCTCTATACAAGAAGAGGAGACACCATCCCCGAAACCAGACTTCAAAATCAACCAACCCGTAACGACCGGAATAAACGTCACTGAACACCTACCGAAAGAACACAGCAGTCTCCCCGCCACTTCCAACAGAGTGTCCGCCTTGATACATAATTACAATCTGTACGGCAATGTCAGGGAACCGCAACATATTTATGGCAACACCGAAGTCGGCGGTTCTTTCCAGAATTCCTCGTCCAGCATCAGCGACGACGGCAAAGTCGATGTGGCTCCGATGGAGTCTGTCAAGAGCAGAGTCCAAGCCATTTCTGGCAAAATAGATTCGCCCCCAATCTACTCTGTCAGCAAAAAGATGATCCCTCTAGATCCGAACAACGATCAAGGGTGA
- the LOC128679928 gene encoding focal adhesion kinase 1-like isoform X10, which yields MLSKRVTFSLPRHEPEGGGRCADGPLARAMQPAPAGSPKRHPSAVTQAGTAAGDQSTLKVHFPNGGFNVVRASADDDVRSVLRLLAARLAAGDRVYANCYALRARRLTTGKIRWIHQDTPVSELLSKWPASEWRLELRVRYLPANLRELCEADRVTFHYYYDQLRHDYLNANHPMVDQDLAIQICCLEIKYFCKDNQISLDKKFNIEYLEKEFGLHKFLPKSVLEAIKPKVLKKAIQQQFKKVATLGEAEGMLRFVQTLHAHLGYDRESFTGALGSEWAIPVELAIGPDIDISYVSHKAGEPATYSKIASFCDIVAVQTLKSNCSQQSQTQSGSCGKAALQLRVKGATETLTITCSSVEAAESLADLVDGYCRLVTDSQTSLWNRTTTVWKSLHCQCKTAEMSSSSSEGKTSSWEANTATLLSEDYAEIVDDDADYSTPAVRDYELVRNQIELTGIIGEGQFGDVHKGTCRVTSANHPSLRRQLAQQKQQGKCSGGEYILPVAVKTCKMDADLDTAEKFLEEAYIMQQFSHPHIIGLVGVCSSPPIWIVMELATLGEMRAYLQQNARRLETCTLVLYIYQLSTALSYLESKKFVHRDIAARNVLVSTPTCVKLADFGLSKMVDDKSYYKASRGKLPIKWMAPESINFRRFTSASDVWMFGVCMWEILMLGVKPFIGVKNNDVIGKLENGERLALPPKCPPRLYSVMSRCWSYEPSQRPTAHSLKETLFEILQEERSSAWDTMRRENRRVAAASWGDDPPPKPTRPPTNLSAAVDANPAQSVGAAPQTYIVAQNPLVLAHLLRENQSRAIDPQAYTTPASVFNTVAVDFAETLPENEQIVDKIINDESVDIPLQTVPIPVASLHKLDPVVPEQTDDTLTVVVGASCDNLCQNQTVSPRADVTSPPQDAESTEPYANRVRSLERNTRSALSTAERAPIRMGSLERNARGSLSHRGSPVPIAPFTRQHSVPASPPPRSRREQDVGQFSVQGAINAQLAASVVNKMRHQPEPPLVEEIYDFGGDNVKSCAAIAAQKAMSKPYRPSVSGMSVSHPNTYGVPVGVVQGVPYSQSQKSKQPFIRSSSPVYPQMPQNYMPQSGPSFVPQQIYSSQVVGAQPMLFKPQATPQSAQSTAVFRPQYTAADSLYASRQECSAQVQSPEFDTEQAVERRLLAELARQQHQSEEDRIWLQKQEDNLKRLSNMQLSTESEQSEPKPETVETRASSQPPSGTNSTETSPANTVNPKDRPSSDDKTRGAGTEPVYALTTGVVRGVMQLAQAARAPPAAVLAAVRAVGQALRALCAAVDLVVVPFPPQAQREVEMAHQVLSKDMAALVEAMRLAIQYANTTLHDEYTKRMLAAAHVLAMDAKNLLDVVDCIRERHPHIDWRAALRPDAAPAPAPIPQNQTLTSHNQAYAPQNQTYTPQNPVLSNQSSIQEEETPSPKPDFKINQPVTTGINVTEHLPKEHSSLPATSNRVSALIHNYNLYGNVREPQHIYGNTEVGGSFQNSSSSISDDGKVDVAPMESVKSRVQAISGKIDSPPIYSVSKKMIPLDPNNDQG from the exons CCATGAACCTGAGGGCGGCGGGCGTTGCGCGGACGGGCCGCTAGCGCGCGCGATGCAGCCAGCGCCGGCCGGCTCGCCCAAGCGGCATCCTAGTGCGGTGACACAGG CAGGCACAGCAGCCGGCGACCAGTCCACCCTCAAAGTCCATTTTCCCAACGGAGGGTTCAACGTAGTCCGGGCGTCAGCTGATGACGATGTCAGATCAGTGCTGCGGCTGCTGGCTGCGAGACTGGCCGCTGGAGACAGGGTGTACGCCAATTGCTATGCGCTGCGGGCACGGAGGCTAACCACTGGCAAg ATCCGATGGATCCACCAGGACACGCCAGTGTCGGAGCTGCTCAGCAAATGGCCGGCGAGCGAGTGGAGGCTGGAGCTCAGGGTGCGGTACCTGCCCGCCAACCTGCGGGAACTGTGCGAAGCGGACCGCGTCACTTTCCACTACTATTACGACCAG TTGCGACACGACTACCTCAATGCCAATCATCCTATGGTAGACCAGGATTTGGCTATACAAATATGCTGTTTAGAAATAAA GTACTTTTGTAAGGATAACCAGATATCCCTGGACAAGAAGTTCAACATCGAATACCTGGAGAAAGAGTTCGGCCTACACAAGTTCCTGCCCAAATCTGTGCTCGAAGCGATCAAACCCAAAGTGCTGAAGAAGGCAATACAGCAGCAatttaaaaag GTGGCGACGCTGGGCGAGGCGGAAGGCATGCTGCGCTTCGTGCAGACGCTGCACGCGCACCTCGGGTACGACCGCGAGAGCTTCACGGGCGCGCTCGGCTCCGAGTGGGCCATCCCCGTCGAGCTCGCCATCGGGCCCGACATCG ATATATCGTACGTTTCACACAAGGCAGGCGAGCCAGCGACATATTCAAAAATAGCATCGTTCTGCGACATAGTAGCCGTGCAAACCCTAAAGTCTAACTGTTCGCAACAATCACAAACACAG AGTGGATCTTGTGGCAAAGCAGCGCTTCAGTTGAGAGTGAAAGGAGCGACGGAAACGCTAACGATCACATGCAGCAGTGTCGAG GCTGCAGAAAGTTTAGCGGATCTAGTGGACGGCTACTGCAGACTGGTGACCGACTCACAGACCTCACTATGGAACAGAACCA CAACCGTTTGGAAATCACTCCACTGtcaatgcaaaa CGGCGGAAATGAGCAGCAGTTCGTCCGAAGGCAAGACCAGTTCGTGGGAGGCGAACACCGCCACCCTGCTGTCTGAAGACTACGCTGAGATTGTGGACGACGACGCTGACTACTCCACGCCAGCTG tacgTGACTATGAGTTGGTGAGGAATCAGATTGAACTGACTGGCATCATCGGTGAAGGACAGTTTGGTGATGTTCAcaaag GTACCTGCCGAGTGACGTCAGCGAACCATCCATCTTTACGAAGACAACTAGcgcaacaaaaacaacaagGCAAATGTTCCGGCGGAGAGTATATATTACCTGTGGCCGTCAAAACTTGCAAGATGGACGCCGATTTGGACACCGCCGAGAAGTTTCTCGAAGAGGCTT ATATAATGCAGCAGTTCTCTCACCCGCACATCATCGGGCTGGTGGGGGTCTGCAGCAGCCCCCCCATCTGGATCGTCATGGAACTGGCCACTCTTGGGGAAATGAGGGCTTATCTACAGCAGAACGCTAGGAG ATTGGAGACGTGCACACTGGTGCTGTACATCTACCAGCTGTCGACGGCGCTCAGCTATCTGGAGAGCAAGAAGTTCGTGCACAGGGATATAGCTGCCAGAAATGTTCTTGTCTCCACACCTACCTGTGTCAAG CTTGCAGATTTCGGCCTATCCAAGATGGTGGACGACAAATCGTACTACAAGGCGTCGCGCGGGAAACTGCCCATAAAGTGGATGGCCCCGGAGTCCATCAACTTCCGGCGGTTCACTTCCGCTTCTGATGTCTGGATGTTTG gTGTATGTATGTGGGAGATCCTTATGTTAGGGGTGAAGCCCTTTATAGGGGTGAAAAACAATGACGTCATCGGAAAACTAGAGAATGGCGAGCGACTGGCTCTACCCCCCAAATGCCCCCCGAGATTGTACTCAGTTATGTCCAGATGTTGGTCGTACGAACCTTCGCAACGGCCTACTGCGCATAGCCTGAAGGAAACACTATT CGAGATCCTGCAGGAGGAGCGCAGCTCGGCGTGGGACACCATGCGGCGCGAGAACAGACGCGTGGCCGCCGCCTCCTGGGGCGACGACCCGCCGCCCAAGCCCACGCGTCCGCCCACCAACCTCTCCG CAGCGGTGGACGCAAACCCAGCGCAATCCGTCGGCGCGGCGCCGCAAACCTACATCGTGGCGCAGAACCCGCTCGTCCTTGCTCACCTTCTACGGGAGAACCAGTCCCGCGCCATCGACCCGCAGGCGTACACCACCCCCGCATCGGTATTCAACACTGTCGCCGTCGACTTCGCCGAAACTCTACCGGAAAACGAGCAAATCGTCgacaaaattataaacgaTGAAAGTGTCGATATTCCCTTACAAACCGTCCCTATTCCAGTAGCGAGCCTTCATAAGTTAGACCCCGTGGTACCAGAACAGACGGACGACACTTTGACGGTAGTCGTAGGCGCGAGTTGCGATAATCTGTGCCAGAATCAGACTGTATCCCCCCGCGCTGACGTCACCTCACCCCCGCAAGATGCTGAATCCACAGAACCGTACGCGAACAGAGTTCGGTCGCTCGAAAGGAACACTAGAAGCGCGTTGTCCACGGCCGAGAGGGCCCCAATCAGAATGGGGTCTTTAGAACGAAATGCAAGGGGTAGTTTGTCCCATAGGGGATCCCCGGTCCCAATAGCACCTTTTACGAGACAACACTCGGTCCCCGCTTCGCCCCCGCCGAGGAGTAGGAGAGAACAAGATGTCGGCCAGTTCTCAGTCCAAGGCGCGATTAACGCGCAATTGGCCGCGAGCGTCGTCAACAAAATGAGGCATCAACCCGAACCGCCATTGGTCGAGGAAATATACGACTTCGGCGGAGACAACGTCAAAAGTTGCGCCGCGATCGCGGCCCAAAAAGCCATGTCTAAACCTTACCGTCCTTCCGTTTCTGGCATGTCAGTGTCTCATCCTAACACTTATGGAGTCCCAGTAGGAGTTGTTCAGGGCGTTCCGTACTCCCAAAGTCAAAAATCTAAACAGCCCTTCATAAGGTCCTCAAGTCCAGTCTACCCTCAAATGCCGCAGAATTACATGCCCCAGTCAGGGCCGTCGTTCGTTCCTCAGCAAATCTACAGCTCTCAGGTGGTGGGGGCGCAGCCGATGCTATTTAAGCCGCAGGCGACTCCTCAATCGGCTCAGTCGACGGCCGTCTTCCGGCCGCAATACACGGCCGCCGATAGTTTGTACGCGTCGAGACAGGAATGCTCAGCTCAAGTCCAG AGTCCAGAATTCGACACGGAGCAAGCGGTGGAAAGGCGTCTGTTGGCTGAATTAGCGAGACAACAACATCAGAGCGAAGAGGATAGAATATGGCTTCAAAAACAAGAAGATAATCTG aagcGGCTATCAAACATGCAGTTGTCAACGGAGAGCGAGCAGAGCGAACCCAAACCTGAGACCGTCGAGACGCGTGCCTCTAGTCAACCGCCATCAG GCACGAACTCTACAGAAACCAGTCCAGCTAACACAGTGAATCCGAAAGACAGGCCTTCCAGTGATGATAAG ACTCGGGGCGCTGGCACGGAGCCGGTGTACGCGCTGACGACGGGCGTGGTGCGCGGCGTGATGCAGCTCGCGCAGGCCGCGCGTGCGCCGCCCGCCGCCGTGCTCGCCGCCGTGCGCGCTGTCGGCCAGGCGCTGCGCGCTCTGTGCGCTGCTGTCGACCTCGTCGTGGTGCCCTTCCCGCCGCAGGCGCAGCG TGAGGTGGAAATGGCGCATCAAGTGCTCAGCAAGGACATGGCTGCGTTGGTCGAAGCGATGCGGCTCGCTATACAATACGCCAACACCACGCTACACGATGAATACACCAA ACGAATGCTCGCGGCCGCACACGTGCTCGCGATGGACGCCAAGAATCTCCTCGACGTCGTGGACTGCATCCGCGAGCGACACCCCCACATCGACTGGCGCGCGGCCCTCCGCCCCGACGCCGCCCCCGCACCCGCCCCCATCCCCCAAAACCAAACCCTCACCTCCCACAACCAAGCCTACGCTCCTCAAAACCAAACCTACACCCCCCAAAACCCAGTGCTTAGCAACCAATCCTCTATACAAGAAGAGGAGACACCATCCCCGAAACCAGACTTCAAAATCAACCAACCCGTAACGACCGGAATAAACGTCACTGAACACCTACCGAAAGAACACAGCAGTCTCCCCGCCACTTCCAACAGAGTGTCCGCCTTGATACATAATTACAATCTGTACGGCAATGTCAGGGAACCGCAACATATTTATGGCAACACCGAAGTCGGCGGTTCTTTCCAGAATTCCTCGTCCAGCATCAGCGACGACGGCAAAGTCGATGTGGCTCCGATGGAGTCTGTCAAGAGCAGAGTCCAAGCCATTTCTGGCAAAATAGATTCGCCCCCAATCTACTCTGTCAGCAAAAAGATGATCCCTCTAGATCCGAACAACGATCAAGGGTGA